Within the Erigeron canadensis isolate Cc75 chromosome 6, C_canadensis_v1, whole genome shotgun sequence genome, the region aaaattgcaaattatacactaaacttgtcactttttttcacttttggtcaccgTGTCAACTTTGTCACCTTTCCTCTGTTAACTTGTCCAGATtcgttattattttttttccagttttcGTCCTTTCCATTTATTACATTATTAAAAGTAATAATCGATTAAAAGTACATTCAAAACTCAATCATGTTATATGatttattacaaatttatatagcacaaacaaaaatatttacggttaaatcaTAAGGCGTTATCGATTAttcagataaaaaaaatttagaacaCGTTACTCCAAATAACCgttacaatatcttattttcATTAGAGTTTAACAATAGTTAATTAAATGAATTAaggaaaactatataaatttatataacacaaacaaaaaattttatggttaaagtagacataagaagactaaaaaattcaaatagatgtactaaaaaaaatctaactttatatataaaagttcaactaacaattatttcatcgtcattcaaaaagaaaaacaattatttcatctaatcaaactattttataatcaataaagtagtaaactgtaaacataaaaaaaaatggtttcaAAACCCCTCAcaaatgaatatgtattttcactaATCAAACAAAACAATATCTAAGACTTGAAGTTAGGCCGATTATCACCTTTAATAATGGAATAAATGGAAAGGCcgaaaactaaaaagaaaactaaCGAATCTGGGGAAGTTATTGGAGGAAGAGTAACAAAGTTGACGCGGTGACCAAAAGAGACGAAAAGTGGCAAGTTTAGTGTACAATTTGCAAATTTTGAAGTTtggtgactaaaagtgaaaaacgtgccaaatTCAgagaccaaaagtgtaatttatgcTTAGTTCAAAGAGgtctaataataaatttataaacattttcacATAAGTTTTTTTCCCCCTAAATCTGTTTAACGATAACTGGgtatcaatttcatttacaaGTATATTAAAGATTTGTGCATTGCTGtaaaatattatgaaatggaaatgtttataaaatatgcCATGACATGGTACAATTATAAACCTTTAAAAGGATTAACCATAGTAGATGCACTTTTAAAAGAGTCTCATGAAAGAAGTTAAATAGATCAACAAATGATAGCTTCTTCTTTGAAGTTTTTGTGATTGAAAAACTTGGCTGATGAAAATTTGGTAAATCAAACCACCACTGTAGGTGTTTGTCTGGTCATAGCAATAAAGTAGAAGAACTTAATTCATTTTACttcaaatatatcaaaaacaaaGAACTACACCATAAGTTCTTAGCAACCAACATAAATCCAATTGATTGCAACTTTCACTAACAGGCACCAAAGATGCACTCAAATATTAACCATCACTTCAAACACATACCCAGTAACATGGCCTGTATCTATGATCATAACCCGTACCGgtaatactaatactaataagaAGGTACGAAATGGCTGCAGCTAGTATCCTTTTCTTGCAGTCCTTCTAACCGTAGTTTTTCTTCCCACAGTTGCATCCACTGTTCTTTCAAAACTCGTAGCCAACGGTggtttcttgttttctttcatGCTACTTCTCAACGAATACCTCTGTGTAGTCGCTGACGCCACCACCTCTCTTCTCTCCACCATCGGCGTCGCCATCTTCCTTGCACTCTCGTATTTTCTGACTTCCCTTGTCGCTTTTTTTGCTGACTCGACTCTAACCCCAAGATACTGTTTGGATGGAGTCTTTTTCTCAGCATCATAGTCTCCTCTCTTCCTTTTCAGCCTTTCATTCCTTCTAGCCGAATACTCATAATACAACCTGCCCCTTTCGAACATAAGATTCCCATTATGAGCATTTGCAGATTGATTTGTAGTGGCGGATCCACTCAGGTTATCTTGAACCATCTTTGATAAAGCTTTTAACTCGCAAGATATCGTTTGGTATTCAGGACGGAGTTCAGTTTCTTCCAAGTTGGAAGACCGTTTGCGCATACAGGACTTTGTCAAATAACCTACAAAAATCAAGCAAAACAACAACGCTCTATGAATctcataaattttttatatccaACCTATTTCAACTTATGAATATAAACACCTTTTCATATCTTTTAGTTTAAACTAAACAAACGATTCtcaatttttatttcttttcaacaaaaaaaaggaGGTTCAGTTAGTCATTTTAACAAACACCATGAACTGTTTTTACAACATATTACACAATATCGAACCCAAAAAATCTTCTGCCAATTTCGATATAAACTCGACAAATATGAACAACTTGTCACTAATTCAAACACCCATGAAAAAATTCATCAGTTAGTCATTTCCATAAACACCATGAACTGTTATTAGTACATTTTACACAAGATCAAACCCAAGAAATCTTCAGCCAATTTCGATATAAAATCAACGAATATGAACTACTTTTCACCAAATTAAAAACCCATTCACAAACTCATCAGTTAGTCATTTTCACAAACACCATGTAGTCTTTTTTGTGTTTGTTACAAAGTATCGATCCCAAGAAATCTCTCATAAGTACTTAACCAATTTCGATATAAAATCAACGAATATGACAACTTTTCATTAAATTTAAGAACCCATTAACAAATTCATCAGATATATAAAACAACGAAAAAAGTAATTTCTAAAAGTAGAAAGTAAATTTCACCTAGACATTTTCACAAACACCTGGAAGGATTTTATAATACAACCAATTTCAACTAACAATATCGATACCCAGATACCTTAAGTAACAAAATCAACGAATATGAACAACTTTACATCAATTTAAAAACCCCTTAAACAAATTCATCAGATATACAAAATataggaaaaaaataatttctaataagaaaaaagtaaatttcattTAGACATTATCACAAACACCTGTAAGGGTTTcacaataaaacaaaattcaGTTAACGATATCGATACCCGGATACTCGAAGTAACAAAAATCAATCAAATCTCAAGATAAATTCTTTAAAAGTACCTGATGATGGGGTTTGAATACTATTTAGGCTTTTTGAATGAAGAGGGGGACGGGGACGAAGCCTAATCGGAGATCGCAACGCTAGCGGTGGTTTTCGATCCGAACGCATCATTCTTGACATAGTAATTTTTCAGAAATTGATTTTGAGATTTGCAGATTTGGTATGGTTTTAGGCGGTTTGTAAGGATTATTTTATTCGAATAAGAAAGAAAAGTATGAAATATTTAAATGGGAGGAGCGTTTCACCAACGGCTATATTTTGATCCAAC harbors:
- the LOC122605810 gene encoding uncharacterized protein LOC122605810, with translation MSRMMRSDRKPPLALRSPIRLRPRPPLHSKSLNSIQTPSSGYLTKSCMRKRSSNLEETELRPEYQTISCELKALSKMVQDNLSGSATTNQSANAHNGNLMFERGRLYYEYSARRNERLKRKRGDYDAEKKTPSKQYLGVRVESAKKATREVRKYESARKMATPMVERREVVASATTQRYSLRSSMKENKKPPLATSFERTVDATVGRKTTVRRTARKGY